In one window of Rhodoglobus vestalii DNA:
- a CDS encoding lysophospholipid acyltransferase family protein encodes MFSAPTRPVSVKSEKTAIFRVLAFLILPTMTLLARYRLHDAHNVPATGAFVLSPNHYSNLDPIAIGVGMWKIGRMPRYMAKASLFRAPVLGWLMTKSGQVPVERASRTQRSGDPMKAVRQIAEQGLAVVVYPEGSLTREPNMWPMRGKYGAVRTALGAGIPLIPVASWGAQEILPRYSKRVSIFPRKTVHIRFGEPLDLSQFDGRPLDSRLLAEATEMLMAAITELLEELRGETAPRVRYNPADHGQNEMGRFE; translated from the coding sequence GTGTTCTCTGCTCCGACACGACCGGTGAGCGTGAAGTCCGAAAAGACAGCCATTTTTCGGGTGCTCGCATTCCTAATTTTGCCGACGATGACACTTCTGGCAAGGTACCGACTCCACGACGCCCACAACGTGCCAGCGACTGGGGCCTTTGTGCTCTCACCCAACCATTACAGCAACCTCGATCCGATAGCGATCGGTGTGGGCATGTGGAAGATTGGGCGGATGCCGCGCTACATGGCCAAAGCCTCACTCTTTAGGGCGCCGGTGCTCGGTTGGCTGATGACCAAGTCGGGGCAGGTTCCCGTTGAGCGAGCGTCACGCACTCAGCGCAGTGGTGACCCCATGAAGGCGGTGCGCCAGATCGCAGAGCAGGGCTTGGCCGTTGTCGTGTATCCCGAAGGTTCCCTCACGCGTGAACCCAACATGTGGCCGATGCGCGGAAAATACGGTGCGGTGCGCACGGCGCTTGGCGCCGGAATTCCGCTGATTCCGGTAGCGAGCTGGGGCGCGCAAGAAATTTTGCCGCGATACTCAAAACGAGTTAGCATTTTTCCGCGCAAGACCGTTCATATTCGTTTTGGTGAGCCACTAGATTTGTCGCAGTTTGATGGCCGACCATTAGATTCGCGACTGCTCGCCGAGGCTACGGAGATGCTCATGGCTGCAATCACTGAACTGCTCGAGGAGCTTCGGGGTGAAACTGCCCCCCGGGTTCGTTACAACCCCGCAGACCACGGCCAGAACGAAATGGGCCGTTTTGAGTAG
- a CDS encoding NAD(P)H-dependent glycerol-3-phosphate dehydrogenase, with protein MSSAAGSTFKPTDRRVAVLGAGSWGTTFAKVLADGGNDVALWARRPELAREISQSKRNSDYLPGINLPRSLWASDRLHEVLDGAEQVYLSVPSQSLRENLRIVRELIPEDALIISLMKGVEKGTGARMSEVILHELGVDPWRVAVASGPNLALEIAKEQPTAAVLSSESRETATEVALTVRNSYFRSFVNTDVIGTEFGGVLKNLIAVAIGIVDGVGYGENTKASIITRGLAEMTDFSVAFGARPETLAGLAGLGDLIATCESSLSRNNTAGRLLGQGYSYSEVIKQMNQTAEGLSSVTPILELALSKGVDMPIVSQVAEVLAGTLAPRDIAPHLTTDDLPQGE; from the coding sequence TTGAGTAGCGCCGCGGGAAGCACGTTCAAACCGACCGATCGTCGCGTTGCGGTGCTCGGTGCAGGGTCGTGGGGCACGACGTTCGCCAAAGTCCTCGCCGACGGTGGCAATGATGTTGCGCTGTGGGCCCGCCGCCCCGAACTCGCTCGGGAAATTTCGCAATCCAAACGCAACAGCGACTACTTGCCGGGAATCAACCTGCCGCGGTCGCTGTGGGCGAGCGACAGGCTGCACGAGGTTCTCGACGGGGCGGAGCAGGTGTACCTTTCGGTGCCCAGCCAGTCTTTGCGCGAAAACTTGCGCATCGTTCGCGAACTGATCCCTGAAGACGCACTGATCATTTCCCTTATGAAGGGTGTCGAAAAGGGCACTGGCGCGCGAATGAGTGAAGTGATTCTGCACGAACTTGGTGTCGACCCGTGGCGGGTTGCCGTGGCGTCCGGCCCGAACCTAGCTTTAGAAATCGCCAAAGAGCAGCCAACGGCGGCGGTGCTCAGCAGCGAGAGCCGTGAAACGGCAACCGAAGTCGCACTCACCGTGCGCAACAGTTACTTCCGTTCATTCGTGAACACGGATGTCATTGGTACCGAATTTGGTGGAGTGCTGAAGAACCTTATTGCTGTTGCCATCGGCATCGTCGACGGGGTGGGGTATGGCGAGAACACTAAGGCCTCGATCATCACTCGAGGGCTTGCCGAAATGACTGACTTCTCGGTCGCCTTCGGTGCGCGCCCCGAGACTCTGGCCGGGCTTGCCGGTCTCGGTGACCTCATCGCTACCTGTGAATCATCACTGTCGCGAAACAACACCGCTGGTCGCCTTCTCGGTCAGGGCTACAGCTACTCTGAGGTCATCAAGCAGATGAACCAGACTGCGGAGGGTCTCTCGTCGGTGACGCCGATCTTGGAACTCGCGCTGTCGAAGGGGGTCGACATGCCCATCGTTAGCCAGGTGGCAGAAGTGTTGGCGGGTACGCTCGCCCCTCGGGATATCGCCCCGCATCTCACAACAGATGATCTTCCTCAGGGGGAGTAA
- a CDS encoding D-alanine--D-alanine ligase family protein: MTANHTTTVVLLFGGRSSEHSISCATAGGVLSAIDRSKYTVIPVGITRDGAFTLQPDDAEMFALNPAAMPEIIDNGTRVHWPESSASRELTVTELDGSSRSLGTVDVVFPILHGPFGEDGTIQGLIELTGLPYVGNGVLASAMAMNKHFTKLALDAAGVAVAPWVTVSELQWQREPLVWRQRAASLGFPVFVKPARAGSSVGVTKVAAPDELDAAFAIAFAEDSMALVEQAMTGREIECGVLSGRDGAETRVSLAGEIVVTGREFYDFEAKYLDASAVQLICPAPLGDGELWQMQRTAARAFAAIGGAGLARVDFFFDGTEFVVNEINTLPGFTPISMFPKCWAASGLSYPHLIDELIELGLDTVR, from the coding sequence ATGACGGCCAATCACACGACGACGGTCGTTCTGCTGTTCGGCGGTCGTTCTTCGGAGCACAGTATTAGCTGCGCCACGGCCGGTGGCGTTCTGTCAGCAATTGACCGTTCGAAGTACACGGTCATTCCGGTGGGAATCACCCGCGACGGTGCTTTCACGCTGCAGCCCGATGACGCGGAAATGTTTGCGTTGAACCCGGCGGCGATGCCAGAAATCATTGACAACGGCACACGTGTTCACTGGCCGGAATCGTCGGCCTCTCGCGAGTTGACCGTCACGGAACTGGACGGCAGCTCACGCAGCCTTGGCACCGTTGACGTCGTTTTCCCCATCCTGCATGGCCCCTTTGGGGAGGATGGCACGATCCAGGGTCTGATCGAACTCACCGGCCTCCCGTACGTCGGCAATGGTGTGCTCGCGTCGGCGATGGCGATGAACAAGCACTTCACGAAACTTGCTCTTGACGCTGCCGGGGTGGCGGTTGCCCCCTGGGTGACCGTCTCTGAGCTCCAGTGGCAACGCGAACCTCTGGTGTGGCGCCAGCGCGCCGCAAGCCTCGGTTTTCCCGTATTTGTGAAGCCCGCCCGCGCCGGTTCATCGGTGGGAGTAACCAAAGTGGCGGCGCCAGACGAGCTGGATGCCGCCTTTGCGATCGCTTTTGCCGAAGATTCGATGGCCCTCGTCGAACAAGCAATGACCGGTCGAGAAATTGAGTGCGGTGTGCTCTCTGGGCGAGATGGTGCAGAAACTCGGGTGAGTCTTGCCGGCGAAATCGTGGTCACCGGTCGAGAATTTTACGACTTTGAAGCAAAGTATCTTGATGCCTCGGCGGTCCAACTCATCTGCCCGGCTCCGCTCGGTGATGGTGAACTGTGGCAAATGCAGCGAACCGCGGCCCGCGCTTTTGCTGCCATTGGTGGTGCCGGTCTTGCTCGGGTTGACTTCTTCTTCGACGGAACCGAGTTCGTGGTCAACGAAATCAACACTTTGCCGGGCTTTACCCCCATCTCAATGTTCCCCAAATGTTGGGCCGCGAGCGGGCTGAGCTATCCCCATCTCATTGATGAACTGATTGAGCTCGGGCTTGACACGGTTCGCTAA
- a CDS encoding DUF3515 family protein — translation MRSTTRTPVLAMLAVVPLLGMLGGCAAIVPLEAADDATNPTCAEVIVRLPDTVAGLDLRETNAQATGAWGEPATVLLRCGVAVPDPTASLACVTAPENGIDWLRDDSDAPNYVFTTYGRDPAVQVIIDSDGDPDVEGDEVSGFDALTQLASAVSQIAPERFCVALSDTIPLDEG, via the coding sequence ATGAGATCGACGACCCGCACCCCTGTTTTGGCCATGCTTGCAGTGGTTCCGTTGCTGGGAATGTTGGGCGGATGCGCGGCGATTGTTCCCCTCGAAGCCGCCGATGACGCCACAAACCCCACCTGCGCCGAGGTCATCGTGCGCCTGCCCGACACCGTTGCCGGTCTCGACCTGCGGGAAACGAATGCGCAGGCAACGGGAGCGTGGGGTGAACCGGCCACCGTTCTGCTGCGGTGCGGAGTGGCGGTGCCTGACCCCACAGCATCGCTGGCGTGCGTCACCGCACCCGAAAATGGCATTGACTGGCTTCGCGACGACAGCGACGCCCCCAACTATGTCTTTACGACCTACGGCCGTGATCCCGCCGTGCAAGTCATTATCGACAGCGATGGGGATCCGGATGTCGAGGGCGATGAGGTGTCAGGGTTCGACGCTCTCACCCAGCTTGCCAGCGCGGTCAGTCAGATCGCGCCTGAGCGTTTCTGTGTGGCACTCTCAGACACCATTCCGCTCGACGAGGGCTGA
- the thiL gene encoding thiamine-phosphate kinase → MTIDRESDHGDTLGEVGELDALKRIFPRLPWATAELLGPGDDCAVLAAPDRRMVISTDMMIHGPDFRLAWSTPYDLGWKAAATNLSDVAAMGAVPTGLVVAIAAPTDTPVGSLETIADGLREGCEALAPGCGVIGGDLSVSTVLTIVITAFGDLEGRTPVVRSGARVGDVVAVAGTLGLAAQGLRLLFDEGVVEGEPDAVAAAAVAARHPEAVAAQLRPAPPIAAGKAASLGGATAMLDLSDGLAIDARRIATASSVALDLSSEAVGGRVQLDGGEDHSLLATFPASAALPPAFRAIGRVVRGEGLLVDGVAYTARGGWDPYAGWDGAAG, encoded by the coding sequence ATGACGATTGACCGCGAAAGCGACCACGGTGACACGCTCGGTGAGGTCGGAGAGTTGGATGCTCTCAAGCGCATCTTTCCGCGACTTCCGTGGGCTACGGCAGAGCTTCTGGGGCCGGGTGACGACTGCGCCGTTCTTGCCGCCCCTGATAGGCGCATGGTGATCAGCACCGACATGATGATTCATGGGCCCGACTTTCGACTTGCGTGGTCAACCCCCTACGATTTGGGCTGGAAAGCGGCCGCCACCAATCTGTCGGATGTTGCGGCAATGGGTGCGGTACCCACCGGTCTCGTCGTTGCGATCGCTGCCCCCACCGACACACCGGTCGGCTCGCTCGAAACGATCGCTGATGGGCTTCGTGAGGGCTGCGAAGCCCTTGCCCCTGGCTGTGGGGTGATCGGTGGTGACCTTTCCGTATCAACCGTTCTGACGATCGTCATCACCGCGTTTGGTGACCTAGAGGGCCGCACTCCGGTAGTGCGTTCCGGCGCTCGCGTTGGTGACGTCGTGGCCGTTGCTGGCACGTTGGGTCTTGCTGCCCAGGGGCTTCGCCTGCTCTTTGACGAGGGGGTAGTTGAGGGTGAACCGGATGCCGTGGCCGCCGCCGCTGTTGCCGCACGACACCCCGAAGCGGTCGCCGCCCAACTCAGGCCCGCACCGCCCATTGCCGCGGGGAAGGCAGCATCGCTCGGGGGAGCCACGGCAATGCTCGACCTCAGCGATGGGCTCGCGATTGATGCCCGCCGCATTGCTACCGCAAGCTCGGTGGCTCTTGATTTGTCATCCGAAGCTGTCGGTGGCCGGGTGCAACTTGATGGCGGTGAAGACCATTCGCTACTGGCGACGTTCCCCGCGTCGGCGGCGTTGCCGCCAGCATTTCGCGCGATCGGTCGCGTCGTTCGGGGCGAAGGACTTCTTGTCGACGGCGTTGCTTACACGGCGCGTGGAGGCTGGGATCCTTATGCGGGGTGGGATGGTGCTGCGGGCTGA
- the rsmD gene encoding 16S rRNA (guanine(966)-N(2))-methyltransferase RsmD: protein MTRIIAGYAGSLTIAVPSSGTRPTSDRLREAIFSALEARDAIEGARVLDLYAGTGALGLESASRGAPHVTLVEKNPRAADACRTNAALVAAKAPRGSKPIILTAARAVHTFLETSGDQWDLVFIDPPYELGNDELIVALTLLTPQLSPDALVVVERGSRDPEPAWPAGLELNRRKDYGDTSLYWVQPAAPSHPA, encoded by the coding sequence CACCCGGCCCACCAGCGATCGCCTGCGCGAAGCCATCTTCTCGGCCCTCGAAGCCCGCGACGCCATCGAGGGTGCGCGCGTGCTCGACCTGTATGCCGGCACCGGCGCGCTGGGGCTTGAGTCAGCATCACGTGGGGCACCCCACGTCACCCTCGTCGAGAAGAATCCCCGCGCAGCAGACGCCTGCCGCACAAACGCCGCCCTCGTTGCCGCGAAGGCGCCGCGCGGGTCGAAGCCCATCATCCTTACCGCCGCACGCGCGGTTCACACCTTCTTGGAAACATCCGGCGATCAGTGGGATCTTGTGTTCATCGACCCGCCCTACGAACTCGGCAACGATGAACTTATTGTGGCGCTAACGTTGCTTACCCCGCAGTTGAGCCCGGATGCGCTGGTCGTCGTTGAACGAGGCTCGCGTGACCCCGAACCCGCGTGGCCCGCCGGCCTTGAGCTGAACCGCCGCAAAGACTACGGCGATACCTCGCTCTATTGGGTTCAGCCCGCAGCACCATCCCACCCCGCATAA